From a region of the Paracoccus sp. TOH genome:
- a CDS encoding ABC transporter substrate-binding protein has protein sequence MRNILLTTAAVGLAAAPALAEVSDGKVRIGILNDQSGVYADFGGKNSVEAAKMAVEDFGGKVLDAPIEIVSADHQNKPDIASNIARQWYDTEQVDSIMELTTSSVGLAVQALSQEKKKITINTGAATTELTGKACTPYGFHWAYDTHMLAVGTGGALVKEGGDSWFFLTADYAFGYSLEEQTSNVVKEHGGTVVGAVRHPLATTDFSSFLLQAQSSGAKVIGLANAGLDTQNAIKQAAEFGITAGGQKLAALLFSIAEVHGLGAEAAQGLTLTESFYWNRDAQSAEFGKRFMERTGVMPNMVHAGTYSAVTQYLKAIQEAGTDETEAVAKKLHEMPVDDVFAQSGKVGANGRLIKDAYLMEVKAPADIKEDWDYYNVLATIPGDQAFLDPAKSGCPLVQ, from the coding sequence GTGCGAAACATTCTGCTCACGACCGCTGCGGTCGGTCTTGCCGCCGCGCCCGCGCTGGCCGAGGTTTCCGACGGCAAGGTCAGGATCGGCATCCTGAACGACCAGTCCGGGGTCTATGCCGATTTCGGCGGCAAGAACTCGGTCGAGGCCGCGAAAATGGCGGTCGAGGATTTCGGCGGCAAGGTTCTGGACGCGCCGATCGAGATCGTCAGCGCCGACCACCAGAACAAGCCCGACATCGCCTCGAACATCGCCCGGCAATGGTATGACACCGAGCAGGTCGACAGCATCATGGAGCTGACCACCTCCTCGGTCGGCCTGGCCGTGCAGGCGCTGTCGCAGGAAAAGAAGAAGATCACCATCAACACCGGCGCCGCCACGACCGAGCTGACCGGCAAGGCCTGCACGCCCTACGGTTTCCATTGGGCCTATGATACCCACATGCTGGCGGTCGGCACCGGCGGCGCGCTGGTGAAAGAGGGCGGCGACAGCTGGTTCTTCCTGACCGCCGACTATGCCTTCGGCTATTCGCTGGAGGAGCAGACCTCGAACGTGGTCAAGGAACATGGCGGCACCGTGGTCGGCGCCGTGCGCCACCCGCTGGCGACGACCGATTTCTCGTCCTTCCTGCTGCAGGCGCAGTCCTCGGGCGCCAAGGTGATCGGCCTGGCGAACGCCGGCCTCGACACGCAGAACGCCATCAAGCAGGCAGCCGAGTTCGGCATCACCGCCGGCGGGCAGAAGCTGGCGGCGCTGCTGTTCTCGATCGCCGAGGTGCATGGCCTCGGCGCCGAGGCGGCACAGGGCCTGACCCTGACCGAGAGCTTCTACTGGAACCGCGACGCGCAATCGGCCGAGTTCGGCAAGCGCTTCATGGAACGCACCGGCGTGATGCCGAACATGGTTCATGCCGGCACCTATTCGGCGGTGACGCAATACCTGAAGGCGATCCAGGAGGCCGGCACCGACGAGACCGAGGCTGTCGCCAAGAAGCTGCACGAGATGCCGGTCGACGACGTCTTTGCCCAGAGCGGCAAGGTCGGCGCCAACGGCCGGCTGATCAAGGACGCCTATCTGATGGAGGTCAAGGCCCCGGCCGACATCAAGGAGGACTGGGACTATTACAACGTCCTGGCCACCATCCCCGGCGACCAGGCCTTCCTTGATCCGGCCAAGAGCGGCTGCCCGCTGGTCCAGTGA
- a CDS encoding LysR family transcriptional regulator, whose protein sequence is MANLDWDDLQFFLAVVRERQLSRAARLLGTSHVTVSRRIDRLEQALNTRLFERNPRGYEPTAASLRLIETAERMEEAASQIPLDRGTAAGQVRSLRLAMPEGFASLFSTHLLPEFIARFPLLSPELITMPQVLSLSRREADIWITLDPVTNGPYRSERLADYTLHLYATRDYLQTMPPVQAPADLRPHRIIGYIEEMIFAPGLDYLGEVHPSLRAMVKSSSIFNQLAAVRNGLGVGVLPHYIARKYPELQIVLPDQVRLTRTYWLTCHRDVRMMQWAGQVIAFLAASLRARGEELALQLPE, encoded by the coding sequence ATGGCCAATCTCGACTGGGACGACCTGCAATTCTTTCTGGCGGTGGTGCGAGAGCGGCAGCTTTCCCGCGCCGCGCGGCTGCTGGGCACCTCGCATGTCACGGTCTCGCGGCGGATCGACCGCCTGGAACAGGCGCTGAACACCCGGTTGTTCGAACGCAACCCCCGCGGCTACGAGCCCACCGCCGCCAGCCTGCGGCTGATCGAGACCGCCGAGCGCATGGAGGAGGCGGCAAGCCAGATCCCCCTGGACCGCGGCACTGCGGCGGGGCAGGTCCGTTCGCTGCGCCTGGCGATGCCGGAAGGGTTCGCCAGCCTGTTCTCGACCCATCTGCTGCCCGAGTTCATCGCGCGGTTTCCGCTGCTCTCGCCCGAACTCATCACCATGCCGCAGGTGCTGTCGTTGTCCCGGCGCGAGGCAGATATCTGGATCACCCTGGACCCGGTGACCAACGGGCCCTACCGCTCGGAACGGCTGGCGGACTACACCCTGCATCTTTACGCGACGCGGGACTATCTGCAGACCATGCCGCCGGTCCAAGCCCCCGCGGACCTGCGGCCGCACCGCATCATCGGCTATATCGAGGAGATGATCTTCGCGCCCGGGCTCGACTACCTGGGCGAGGTGCATCCGTCGCTGCGGGCGATGGTAAAAAGTTCCAGCATCTTCAACCAGCTCGCGGCGGTTCGCAATGGGCTGGGGGTCGGCGTGCTGCCCCATTACATCGCCAGGAAGTATCCGGAGTTGCAGATCGTGCTGCCCGATCAGGTGCGGCTGACGCGGACCTATTGGCTGACCTGCCACCGCGACGTGCGCATGATGCAATGGGCGGGCCAGGTCATCGCTTTCCTGGCTGCCAGCCTGCGGGCACGGGGCGAGGAACTGGCATTGCAGTTGCCGGAATGA